Part of the Zingiber officinale cultivar Zhangliang chromosome 6A, Zo_v1.1, whole genome shotgun sequence genome, ATCGAATTGAAAGTGATGCTTGTGTTGATGGTCATCCTTAGCTTAGCATGCTGTTAGCTAGGGATAATTTAGGCTAATTTACACTTTCTGCTTTAAGATCTTTAACCCTTAAGTGGTTTCTCATACTTCAGTTTAGTTACTGGATTAAAGGTGGGAAAAAACCCTAAAATTTGATATATCATACCGTATCAAAATATACCGAACCATACCTATTTAATGATATATCGAAAATTGCAATATAGTATTCTACCATATCAAATTTTTCGATATCGATATgagatttatataaaaaaaaatttagtatacCGTATCGATACTGAAATTTTACTATAGAACCAGTATAGAATTCATTTCATACTGAAAATTCTGAAATTTATGTACGGTATCagtataagaaaaaattttatacCAAACTTTTCAATACGGTATGCGGTCTAAGGTTTGGTATATCATACCGAACCACCCCTATATTGGAAGGTGTTAACTGATTAAGGAGGTCCATTAGGCATAAAGCGTATTAAGTTTACCATTAATTACTTAAAGCATTTTTGCTCATGATTTGTGCCTATCTAGTTAATGGGCATTTATCTCAAAGGTCTAGTCACTTCCACCAGCATATCAATATCTTTTTGTGGCTCTTTTTACATATGATCTCACATTCCAGGACATGCAAAACCTAATAACCTTACAAGAAGTACTTGTCTATTGTCAGGTAGCAAGGTTCCTTATGAAGACTATTTCTCGACTAGGTTCAGGAAAACAACCTGTTGGTATAACGGCCTATATGGGAAAAATACAACATTTGATGCAGAGCAAATGTGACGTTCTCACAGGTAAACATCCAACATTTTTTTTTAGAAGTAGAGTTTAGCATATGAAACAACATAATGCAACCTCGGATGCTATATAGTTCAATGGCTTTTggtaaactatttaaaaaatgtGTTGGATTTGGTGTGTTTTGCTTAGTAATTGAGTTGATGTGTTAGAAGAAGTGAAAGATGAGTAGTTGTAGCTACATACTCAAAATAAAAATGGCTCAGCCATGATTTACAAATGTCTCATCACACTGACTTTTAGGAAAATACATTGATTGATTGTAGTTTAGGATATTTCACCggcttttaatttttcttttgatcAGTTGTAACTTACACCCATACTTTCATTTGCAGCTGAAGACTGGTTGAAACCTTCAGTTATACTGGAAGCATTTGAAGCTAGAGCTATTAGAATGGTTGTCAACTGTGCCAAAAACATTAGTCAGTTCCCAAGCCAAGAAGAaggttatttaattttttttgcatTTGATCTTCTTTATTTATAGTGTTTTAACTCTCATACAAATACAAACCTGAAGATGTTAAATGCCTCTACATATATGGCTCTGTTCTTGAAACATCGTATGCACTATAATGAAGGGGTGAATTTTATTGTATGCAGTTACTTATCTTTCCTTGGTAGAAATCTTTTAAATTCTTGCTTTTGTTTAAGTTAGATTGGATGTATCTTTCCTTGGGGAAAATCTTTTATATTCTTGCTTTTGTTTCAGTTAGATTAGATGTTAACCTTTTTATAGGAATTCACCGTACAGAAAGAAGATAACTCATGAACTAATGATCTTAGGccagttagagaaaacttaaaagAAGTTGTAAATTATAAGGTTAGCATATTCATTCCAATTTGGTTAGGCCAATTATAGAGGTTGTCTTGTaaaatagaatattcctaaaggtCTCATAGAGCTAATCAAGCTAATTCTCAATAACCAAGTCGTCTACTTATCAACATAGACTAAGTCAAGGTCTCTAACTTACACAAGGTATTAGCATAAAGTCTACTGAATTTAAAAACCTAACTTTACATTAATGAAAGAGTTAGCTGTAATTAGAGGtggaaaaaaatattgaaaatttgatatattgtacatACCGTATCAAAATATACCGAATTATACCAATTTAACGATATACTGACGGTATTATATCACATTGAATTTTTCGGTATTGGTATGAGATTTATATAGAAATTTTTGATATGTGATACCGATACTGAAATTTTACTGTAACTGGTATGAAATTTATACCATACCCCGAATTTTCAATATACCAAAATTTTGGTATGGTAtcggtttaaatttttttataccgAATTTTTGGATATAGTATACATGTGATTTAAGGTTCAATATACCGTACTAAACCACCCATAGCTGGAATTACTTGCAAGCTACTAGGAGATGTGATCATTTCCCTTTTGTTTCTTAAAAATATTGCTTCAAATGTATCAAATATATATTGTCGGGAATGTAGAAAAAAACTGCTAACTAGATTTTGCTCCAAATTTAGTGttggttcttcttctttttgacAGTTCACTCTGATCTCTCCTTCAGGTTTTCTTGAACTTTCTGCTGATTTATTGGATGCGGCAATTGCTCATTGTCAACTAATCATTGTATCCAAGTAATAATCCTACCTACTTTTCCAGTACAACTTAATAAATTCTGTTTCTTTGAACGTTTATATCATGGCTCTGGCATATTAAAATCCAAAGAAAAAATGTCACTGTGACATAAAATTTCAGCCACATTTGCACCATCAAAGATATACCAAAACTGAGTACTGATCTTTTAATGGTTCTCTCAAATCGCATTAAGCAATATAACCAAGTGACTCCATTCCATATTATCATGTTCAGATTCATTGACAAGGTGCAAGAAGACATGCAAGGACGTGGAGTTAAAGAAATACTCCAGATTCTCTGCAGTGTCTATGCTCTCTCTTTGGTTCATAAGCACCTTGGTGATTTCATCGCGACAGGGTACATTACACCCAAGCAAGGCGCACTAGCCAATGAGAAACTTCGATCTCTATATTCCCAGGTGTGTAAAATAATCTCTCCCATTCCATCGTATTCTTTTCTCCTATTTGAAGTTACTTTCCAGCTTCATTGAAATGGACTAATGATCTTTGCAGCTTCGTCCAAATGCGGTTGCACTGGTTGATGCTTTTAACTATACTGATCACTACTTGGGTTCAATCCTTGGTCGCTATGATGGAAATGTGTACCCCAAACTTTATGAGGCGGCATGGAATGATCCACTAAATGATTCGGTTGTGCCCGATGGATACCACGAGTACATCAAGCCCTTGCTCCAGCAGAAGGTTGCAGCGGCAAGGCTCTAAACTACAATTCAAATAAACTTTTAGAATTCATTTTTTCTTCCTATATTTTGGTTTGATGTCAATATACTTGACATAACCTAGCTATCTATGCTTAAAAACCGAGTCCGACGGTAATTTAATACTAATAAGAGTCCTTGTCTGACGAATTTGCCCACTTCTAAAATAAGCTCACATCAGTAGATAATTCAAGCTCAATCTACACTAAGTTCAGAGAAAAGAATCATTGCTCAATAATAAAATGAAATTTCCATCAATACGGGATCTCAGAGAAGATTGTACATAGAAATTATTTCCTAAACTCAAACCCATGACTTCTAATCATATGATAGCAAATTTAATGTTGCGCCAAGGCTCACATCACCATTGCTCATTTTTAAATTGTGCTATAAGATTTCAAAATGATCAAAATCCCTATTAGTGCTTTTAACTGTTTTCATCACTTCACTCTCCAACCATTTCATTACTTTAGTTGATATGAAATAATATAGCTTATCTGTGACATTCACCATGTCATCAATTTAAAAGAAACCCATGGTAAACATCAGCCTTAACCAATAAATCCAAACATTTTCAACAACCACTTCTTCAACAGTCATTTCATCAAACGATTCAGGGCCTTAAATTATTATAGTGCCCAATTGGCAAACAATGGTGGCATGATTAAGTTCGAACAATCCACAAACTATGACCAGCTCAACGAGCCGGACCATATTTCTGCTGGATACGAATAATGATAACAATACTAATTACCATGAGCGACAACATAAACATAGATCTCAGTATGCCGTCCAAGCCACCCATGCTTGTTCCTGGTTCTACAACATGAAAGAGCTCATCGACAAGCTGGGAAATCAGAAGCAAAAGTGCATGAACTTTTGTTTTGAGATTTTCCAAGATCCATCTGAGAATTATTATGGCAATGTCACGACCTGCATTCCAGAATTCAGACAGGATGCTTCCAGTTTCTCCTTGACAACCTGAAAGACAACTTGAGTTGAACATTGctaagataaattttgaaaattactatgTGGCTGGTGTTATGTCAAACAAAGTTGACATGACCTGCTTTCCAATGTTTACGCACAAGCTGTCACTATCAGTCTTAGATAATCATTAAAGACACAATTGCATAATGTTGTACTGGCTAATTATCCATCAGTATAACCAACTCTTTTCAGATACACAAACAATCAACTGAACTCATCAATTTGCATTAACGTGACAAAATCACAAGGTAAACATGTCGATTAACACATAACAAGATTGGTTTAAAAATGTGGATTAGCATGTAGTCAAGTGTGTTAATCCCAATTGCATAATGTTGTACTGGCTAATTATCCATCAGTATAACCAACTCTTTTCACATACACGAACAATCAACTGAACTCATCAATTTGCATTAACGTGACAAAATCACAAGGTAAACATGTCGATTAACACATAACAAGATTGGTTTAAAAATGTGGATTAGCATGTAGTCAAGTGTGTTAATCCCATAATGCTTAAGTCAAATAGTTGCTCCTTGTCTAAACTTGAAATTTCTCTTCATTAGCTCAACTTTCCATGTGAGCCTCACACCTAGGATGTCACGTGAGCCTTTGACAATTTCAATTGGTTTTGTTTGGCTTTAATAGAGTTTAATTCAGATCGGTTGGTAATGCTTTAATAAAACTTCTCAATTTAATTTGGTTGAAACCAAATGAATACCCTATCTCACGTTGCAAGCTACAATAGATTAAGCTTCAAATTTGCAAACAATGCAGGCACCACTATTGTTCAAAAACATCATATGATTGTTCTACACCACTCAGGTTAGAGAAGATCAGACAGTTGCCATCAAACCTGAAGGTAGCATAAGACCAGTTATACAAGATTCTCTGAGTTCTTGAACTGCTTCATTTTTCAAAATCGCATCCCAGATGGCTTTATCAGATGCCAATGATACAACCATTCGCTGCATAAGCACAATGAGAATTTTCAGGAACTTTATCAGTTGAAGCTGCTTGATCAACAACTAGGGAAAGCGACAACCTTAGGTTTCAATTACAAGTTACAATCATCATAATATGTAACATTATTTATAAATTGATGTGCCCATAAAAACATATGATTTTAAATAAATGAAAATGGAAGAAGAAGCTAATGCATCATAAAACATCAAAtgctctttaagttttagaggtttTATCAGAAATTTGTCCATTCTTTACCCTTAACTGCATGTTTGTCATGATTACTGACTAGATTAGTGCTAAATTTATGTATGCAAATCATAGTTGGAAAAATCTGACAATCTTTCAATCGAGATAGATGGAATTCAATCAGGATTGGCCAAAGTTGATCCAAGATTTGCTGAGATATCAATCAAAGAAGCACAAAATCAAGAAATCTTGCAGAAACAACTAAGGAGACATTTTAAATtgacaacaatcatcaaatatcAGTGGAAAATTAGATATATGCCATTGGAATCATAGAACCCAAAAAATTGGCCAAGATCTCAACTTACATATTCATGGCCAGAGAATCAATGAGGTGGAAAAGCAACAAACAAGTCCAAAAGAAGTGCACATTCAAATGGAAAATTGACAAAGCGTAGATGAAGACTGCAAGGAAAATGTGGAGTAATATGGATGACCTAGTAAGAAGTTGAAGTGCAAGTTTTGTGCCGATGAGAAAGGCTTTTTGCCATAGACCAAGGTATTAAGGAGTGTTTGGTAGGGTGGACTAGAATAGAATGGAAATGGTTCATTCCTCTATGATTCCACTCCAATTTTTGGATTGAAGCTGAATGTTCCAAAGAgagagagatactcatttcattccataattTTCATACTTTTACATAGCAAATTGTTAATTTACAATGATTGTCAAGAAATTGAAGTAACAATtaactagtaaataaacaaagtGTTTGAGGAGCAATTAGTTAATAAGCATttagatataaaagaaaaaacaaTTGTTTTCCTATTAATAGATTCATTACTTATACATTATCTAGTTTCTGTAGCCAAAGGATATTCTAGTCTAGGGATCTTAACTAAGGACTCAATTGATGGAAACCTACCTTGTGGTAATGACCTGTTCATTTGATTGAGTTTcatgattagatttttttttcaagtgaATAGTTCTCCAAATCCTAATTCACACATCACAACAACCCCTTAGGATTGTAAAGCTCAAATAACCTCAGTAACTTATTTGTGATGCTCTCTTTTTCTATGTCTGTATCACATTATCTCTGATATATAACTGCAATGCATCTACGGTGCATCAGTTAAAATGAATACATAAAGGACAAACATGTGGTAACAAATAGACTGGCAACCAGAAGCAAATTGTAAATTGCAGATATAAATGAAAGGGATTTTGCTTGTTACCTTAAGAGAAGGATTTAAGCATAATAAATTGAACAGATAGAGAATCTTTGGTGGTCCTTGAACGTGTGTTTCTGAAAAACATATCCTGCGAAAAACATGTAACTGAAACTAAGTCAAAACTTATTCATACAGAACACCTTTGTGCCTTCTGCTCAAACATAACAGTAACATACAGGGTTCATTACAATTCTCCATAGCCAACTGAAGATCAATGAGGCAAAACTATGACAGCTTTCTGTTAGTCATAGATGAAACTGTTGCAATTTCAGTTAAGTCCTGCTGCTACTTTCGCTAATTTGGCGTTTTGTTCATTCACCAAGACAACTGCAAAACATTCCCTAGATTCTAGGCCTTTGCTTGACAATACAACCTTagagttaaaataaaaaaagaaataccTGACACATGCCCATTGATTTATGTTACTTAGAATAAGCTATGGTTATCCAACATAGGTGTGAACGTAAGTGTTTCATctcatttctaaaatttttacatGATCAATAGGGATGCCAGTGTCTCACTCATATTCTTTGGGTATCCAACATGGGTATGAGGAATTAGATGAAAAGTTAGCACCCTTAGAATCCCTGCTAAATCCCCTTTTTCATTTCATCGGATAAAGTTAGTTATCAAAAAGTTAGTTTTTGATTTCATTAGAATCCAAGGGGCTTGGCTAATTCCTTGATATAATTTGTTTGAAATTTAGTAGAGCAAGTAACTCCAACTAGATGATGGTTACTAGGTGTTTTCCTTGTAGTAAGATAGATGGATAGAACTATGCACAAAATAGTAACGTTATgggaaaacaaataaataaaaagactagtacttgttttttttttctttctttgattaAGAAAATCCACAAGTGGTCTTTAACTTGGTTTTACTTTTATTATCAGAAAAATTGAACAACTAGTGTTTGAGTACTACTTAATGCAACTAAGAGTGATTTCAAAAATCTGAGTGTCACCATAGCCTTACAAAATGGACAGAAAAGATCTGCCCACTACTCTAGTTGGACCTCATGGTTTGGTAGTGGTTGCTTCTATTACCTTGTCAAAAAAACTATGAAGCTTACTGCAGTTACTAACCATACAACAACTGCAAGATTAACAAAAGTCTAATTTGTAAAAACCGTAAGTTCCTAATAGACTTGATTGTACGCCTCATCAATCATCATCATACTGGTAGACCCAACTATTTCGTTGTGCAACTAAGACAACAAATCAGTTAGGCTTCAATTTTTGTGTGGAAGAGCAAAAGAATGCCCAAGAAACGCAAGGGAACAAAAACATGCACACCAAATTCGGAAAAAAAAAAACTCGCTTTTAGTCTGccgcgttttttttttttttttgcctacaTATGAATTCTTACTAAGAAAGGGCACAATCAACAAAACGCAAGTCAGACTAAGAAAGCGAAATAAGCCATGCTCACTGCTTCAATACGGAGATGCCCACCTCAGCCTCCTCCTCGGAAGGGGGCAGCTGGAAAGCAGATTGCATAGAGGAGCGGGTGAGCGGTTGCGCAGATTTTCCGACGGAGCGGCTCATGGTTGTCCTCGGATTGGGCGGTGCCTGCGAAGGCATCCGATTCCTTCACCTTTCTTTCTAGTTCTACGAGTAAATTGCACGTTCATctctaaaattttcaaatttatagaCCGATGAGATATTTAGTTTATCTTGCAGCTAGGGGCTCGAATTTTGTCAAAATTCAATTTAGCCGCTCATTTTTATGAGTGCCCTGTGCCCGTCATCTCCGGACGAGAAAATTGTCTTAAAGGaataaataattcaaaattcttTTCCAGGTATCAATTAATCCGGATAAATTTTTTATCAGCCACTAAATAAATTACAAAAAGAAGCATATCCCTTTACTATCGCATCGTAGTCCTAggctgaaaatttatttttctatttttcaataaataaatatatattaaattcaaTTGAATTAGGTAAGCTTAATTATCAACTGTATGGGAAGTCATCGTACATTCATCCTGATCCGACGGTAAGAACAAGGAACTCCATCTTGAAGAGTCAACGGCACATAAAAATCAAAGGGCCGATCGGAGAATGGTGGATCGAtcgcccggccggccgaccggtgtccaactgatggcaaaaggcgtcCCGGAGGGAGTCGGGGCTCCGGCGCTCTTTGAATAGGATCGTAAGGCTGAGCGGATGGTACGCTcggtcgaagacataaggtaacatactgctaacagtTTCCATAAAGCACATTACCGAATATCTCCCAAGTAGATCACTATATATGGCCGGCTGGACGTAAGGCAAGTGCTGGTCGACCGGACGTCCGacagggagtaaggagaaaaggacaaaggacatattctgacagcgggcatgctttATAATCCGGCCATATTCCAAATCTGACGACAAggggttccgttgtcccatcgaagacatgtttggactgtagcagtatggtgtcaggtaagtttGCTGACAggtccttactggggtatgggctgaggacacgtgtttgCCTAGGTATGTGTGCTTGAGCTCctccccagctctatataaggagctttgcacttcaccagaagtacgcattctacgatttttggagccactGCTTTGTTgcctgcttacctgacttgagcgtcggagggtcatcgccgggaaccccttcccggcccgacttctttgcaggttcgccgaagcACCGTACGATCGgccagagatccacgtcatcaacaAGGAGAGAgccacgtgcctagcgtccattgattcaacgATTCGGACAGAATCACATCCCAtccaaattattaatttctacGAAGTATATATGTGTAACGCAAAGTCAAATTgattatactcagaagattaatATATATGAGTTTACACACTCCTAACCATCTTCTTAACGTCACTCTCCAAAAAAATCTATTACATTTTACTCGCCAAATACAATGAATCACGGAAGTTAGATCACAAAGCCTTTGTTAACATCCTCCAAAGTTTACAGCTCGGATCCTCGTGATTACTTTTTATAATCTAGAGATGATCTCTTGATGTAGATTGATAGGGATGAATGATCGCCATCTATTTTATAAATGAGAATCATTTATTTCATCAATTCATACTAAGAGATCATCTCCTGACCGTAAAAAATGATGCAAAAGATTTACTCTCCAAAATTtgacaagagaaaaaaaaaatgattaatcagataAGATTGATTTCACGGAAACTAAAGCTTGACAAGAGAGAGTACTTAAGAAGATGCTTTTGACTTTAACAGCTATCTACCGAGTCTCCTATGCGCTTATTAATTTGTCtctaaattaatatataaatgaCTATTAATCATTAAGTACATATAGCGaagacataattttttttttcttgtaatgGAAGCATGTTGCTGTAATTGTATAGCTAGATTGAATATTTCCATAATTTTCGGATCATGGTGAGGACTAGGGTGttatatttttctaatatttACGTAACGTTTGTTATATTTAAGGAggtaaactaaattaattaattaa contains:
- the LOC121997846 gene encoding uncharacterized protein LOC121997846 isoform X1; its protein translation is MPSQAPPNPRTTMSRSVGKSAQPLTRSSMQSAFQLPPSEEEAEVGISVLKQICFSETHVQGPPKILYLFNLLCLNPSLKRMVVSLASDKAIWDAILKNEAVQELRESCITGLMLPSGCQGETGSILSEFWNAGRDIAIIILRWILENLKTKVHALLLLISQLVDELFHVVEPGTSMGGLDGILRSMFMLSLMVISIVIIIRIQQKYGPAR
- the LOC121997846 gene encoding uncharacterized protein LOC121997846 isoform X2, giving the protein MPSQAPPNPRTTMSRSVGKSAQPLTRSSMQSAFQLPPSEEEAELHVFRRICFSETHVQGPPKILYLFNLLCLNPSLKRMVVSLASDKAIWDAILKNEAVQELRESCITGLMLPSGCQGETGSILSEFWNAGRDIAIIILRWILENLKTKVHALLLLISQLVDELFHVVEPGTSMGGLDGILRSMFMLSLMVISIVIIIRIQQKYGPAR